The Bicyclus anynana chromosome 3, ilBicAnyn1.1, whole genome shotgun sequence genome has a window encoding:
- the LOC112052474 gene encoding alpha-tocopherol transfer protein-like, translating into MGLLFESDDTPYVMLGDHKIKLEKMPITEEFYVNKARNELRETEENIENGLIDLRALLKKEANLVVPIDDDEFLLKFLRPCKFYAESAFKKIQAYYQFRLTHKDYCRDLYPSAVRLAFDHSIVSVLSPRDQHGRRIMFVESGERWNPRHVPLREVFRGVQLGLESAMVEPRTQVCGVSVILELKGLSFSQIMQFTPSFAKMVVDWIQDCIPIRLKGVHIVNQPYIFNMLFAIFKPFLREKLRSRIFFHGSDRKSLLQHIDADALMQRIGGSLPDDGISGEVMWQMMHHYEESFRRAASYGYSTNNNNK; encoded by the exons ATGGGTTTGCTATTTGAATCAGATGATACACCATACGTGATGTTGGGGGATCATAAgattaaattagaaaaaatgcCCATAACAGAAGAGTTTTACGTAAACAAAGCAAGAAATGAACTAAGAGAGACAGAGGAAAATATAGAAAACGGTCTTATAGATTTGAGAGCTCTGCTaaaaa AAGAAGCAAATCTTGTTGTTCCaatagatgatgatgaatttttacTCAAGTTCCTTCGGCCGTGCAAATTTTATGCAGAGAGTGCGTTTAAAAAG ATACAGGCATATTACCAGTTCAGACTAACACACAAGGATTACTGCCGGGATCTCTATCCGAGCGCTGTTCGTCTAGCGTTCGACCACTCGATCGTCTCTGTTCTGTCGCCGAGAGACCAACATGGTCGACGCATTATGTTCGTCGAATCTGGTG AACGTTGGAACCCTCGTCACGTGCCATTGCGAGAGGTGTTCCGTGGCGTCCAGTTGGGCCTGGAGTCCGCGATGGTGGAGCCTCGCACGCAGGTCTGCGGAGTGTCCGTCATCCTGGAGCTGAAGGGACTCTCCTTCAGTCAAATTATGCAATTCACACCCTCATTCGCGAAGATGGTCGTTGATTGGATTCAG GATTGTATCCCGATACGTCTGAAAGGCGTACATATTGTCAATCAGCCGTACATATTTAACATGCTGTTCGCGATATTCAAGCCGTTTCTTCGCGAGAAGTTGAGATCCCGCATCTTCTTCCACGGCAGCGACAGAAAGTCGCTCTTGCAGCATATAGATGCAGATGCGTTGATGCAGAGGATAGGGGGTTCATTGCCCGACGACGGGATATCGGGGGAGGTGATGTGGCAAATGATGCACCACTATGAGGAAAGCTTTAGAC GCGCTGCTTCATACGGGTACAGTACAAACAACAATAACAAGTAG